In the genome of Actinomadura graeca, one region contains:
- a CDS encoding ABC transporter ATP-binding protein → MTPLLEVEGLGRAFGGVYAVRDVSLTVVQGQTRAVIGPNGAGKSTLFSLINGHLRPDHGVVRYGRRRIDRLSPHGRARLGMATVFQGARLFAGMTALENIMVGAHARTRHGFASGALRLPAHRREEARIRADAFEALDRVGLQDWAHRPAEALPLGQQRSLQVARALCAKPRLLLLDEPASGLRAAEREALARLVEGLRADGLTIMLVEHDVAFVSRLADRVSVLDLGAQVAEGTPAQIRRDERVIAAYLGSGHT, encoded by the coding sequence ATGACGCCGCTCCTGGAGGTCGAGGGCCTCGGGCGGGCCTTCGGCGGCGTGTACGCGGTCCGCGACGTCAGCCTGACCGTCGTCCAAGGCCAGACCCGCGCGGTGATCGGTCCCAACGGGGCGGGCAAGTCAACCCTCTTCAGCTTGATCAACGGTCACCTTCGTCCCGACCACGGGGTCGTGCGCTACGGCCGGCGGCGCATCGACAGGCTGAGCCCTCACGGACGCGCCCGGCTCGGCATGGCGACCGTCTTCCAGGGCGCACGGCTCTTCGCCGGGATGACGGCGCTGGAGAACATCATGGTCGGGGCCCACGCCCGGACCCGGCACGGGTTCGCCTCCGGGGCGCTGCGCCTGCCCGCGCACCGCCGCGAAGAGGCGCGGATCAGGGCGGACGCGTTCGAGGCCCTGGACCGTGTCGGCCTGCAGGACTGGGCGCACCGTCCCGCCGAGGCGCTCCCGCTGGGACAGCAACGCTCGCTGCAGGTGGCACGGGCGCTCTGCGCCAAGCCCCGATTGCTGCTGCTGGACGAACCCGCCTCGGGTCTCCGCGCGGCCGAACGCGAGGCGCTGGCACGGCTGGTGGAGGGCCTGCGCGCCGACGGCCTGACGATCATGCTGGTCGAGCACGACGTCGCGTTCGTCTCCCGGCTGGCCGACCGGGTCAGCGTGCTCGATCTGGGCGCGCAGGTCGCGGAGGGCACACCGGCCCAGATCCGGCGGGACGAAAGGGTCATCGCCGCCTACCTGGGATCGGGGCACACGTGA
- a CDS encoding response regulator transcription factor, giving the protein MHPNWRDDQRLRVVIVDDHPIFREGLRAALESADDVAVVAEAASAQEAVSVTAATSPDVVLMDLDLGCPQSSGIHAIQRLVAELPPVAILVLTTSSDDGDLLATLRAGANGYLVKGACRQEVLHAVRTVAGGGAVFGSGIATRITALLTGGHRHGAESAFPMLTTREREILALLARGKDNRDIARTLFIADKTVRNHVSRIFEKLQVNNRSAAVARARDAGLGDPDDRAVQAAGAQRR; this is encoded by the coding sequence ATGCATCCGAACTGGAGAGACGATCAGCGGCTTCGGGTGGTCATCGTGGACGACCACCCGATCTTTCGCGAGGGTCTGCGCGCAGCGCTGGAGAGCGCCGACGATGTGGCCGTCGTCGCCGAGGCGGCCTCCGCGCAGGAAGCGGTCTCCGTGACGGCGGCCACATCGCCGGATGTGGTGCTGATGGACCTGGACCTGGGCTGTCCTCAGTCGTCCGGAATCCACGCCATCCAGCGTTTGGTCGCGGAACTGCCGCCGGTCGCGATTCTGGTGCTCACCACGTCCAGTGATGACGGCGATCTGCTGGCGACGCTACGTGCCGGGGCCAACGGCTATCTCGTCAAAGGCGCCTGCCGGCAGGAGGTGCTGCACGCGGTGCGCACTGTCGCGGGCGGCGGCGCGGTCTTCGGTTCCGGCATCGCCACGCGCATCACCGCGCTGCTCACCGGAGGCCACCGGCACGGGGCCGAGAGTGCTTTTCCCATGCTGACGACGCGCGAACGCGAGATTCTCGCACTACTCGCCCGCGGCAAGGACAACCGGGACATCGCCCGTACCCTGTTCATCGCCGACAAGACCGTACGCAATCACGTGTCCCGCATCTTCGAGAAACTGCAGGTCAACAATCGTTCAGCGGCGGTCGCCCGGGCCCGGGACGCCGGCCTCGGCGACCCGGATGACCGCGCCGTTCAGGCAGCCGGAGCCCAGCGGCGATAG
- a CDS encoding ABC transporter substrate-binding protein has product MRKILPVLTAAVLAPAMAMTACGGSTGGATIKIGFIESLSGNYAPLGGEAKKTVDLAVEQINAGGRIGGKRIELITLDDKTLPDQGVLHYNKLRSRKVTAILGSTFSNVGLAVEPLAERDKIPYVSLAPADKQVHPVRKYTFVVPALSSQYAEAMLQYFQAHKITKVAVAYDTKSAYALAGRDGMTGHAAAYGVTLVKQEPFETTANDFSPVFAHVRGTDAQALAVWASGAPGVTMAKQYPTSGLKLPLFMTGSQSSRLWLQPVGAAAEGVYVQSAIGVVGDTLPSSKLKSAVTEMSQPFRQRYGYEPPQFAMDGYSGVKLLAAAIQKAGGTDRGKIRDALESLTLVTPAGRYAYSATDHSGLKPTDISMNQVKGGRLVPTPWSATRLAATAEAAG; this is encoded by the coding sequence ATGCGCAAGATCCTTCCTGTCCTGACCGCCGCGGTGCTGGCCCCGGCGATGGCAATGACGGCCTGTGGTGGCTCCACCGGCGGCGCCACCATCAAGATCGGTTTCATCGAGTCGCTGAGCGGCAACTACGCCCCGCTGGGCGGCGAGGCCAAGAAGACCGTCGACCTGGCGGTCGAGCAGATCAACGCCGGGGGCAGGATCGGCGGCAAGCGGATCGAGCTGATCACGCTCGACGACAAGACCCTGCCCGACCAGGGCGTCCTGCACTACAACAAGCTGCGGTCGCGCAAGGTCACCGCGATCCTCGGATCCACGTTCTCCAACGTCGGCCTCGCCGTCGAGCCGCTCGCCGAGCGCGACAAGATCCCCTACGTCTCGCTCGCCCCCGCCGACAAGCAGGTCCACCCCGTCCGCAAGTACACCTTCGTCGTCCCCGCGCTGTCCTCCCAGTACGCGGAGGCGATGCTGCAGTACTTCCAGGCCCACAAGATCACCAAGGTGGCGGTGGCCTACGACACCAAGAGCGCCTACGCGCTGGCCGGACGCGACGGAATGACCGGGCACGCCGCCGCCTACGGCGTGACCCTCGTCAAGCAGGAGCCGTTCGAGACGACGGCCAACGACTTCAGCCCGGTCTTCGCGCACGTGCGCGGCACCGACGCCCAGGCGCTCGCGGTGTGGGCCAGCGGCGCGCCCGGAGTCACCATGGCCAAGCAGTACCCCACATCGGGCCTGAAGCTGCCGCTGTTCATGACCGGCTCCCAGTCCAGCCGTCTTTGGCTTCAGCCGGTCGGCGCGGCCGCCGAGGGCGTCTACGTGCAGAGCGCGATCGGCGTCGTCGGCGACACCCTGCCGAGCAGCAAGCTCAAGAGCGCCGTGACCGAGATGTCCCAGCCGTTCCGGCAGAGATACGGGTACGAGCCGCCACAGTTCGCGATGGACGGCTACTCCGGCGTCAAACTGCTCGCCGCCGCCATCCAGAAGGCCGGCGGCACCGACCGGGGCAAGATCCGCGACGCGCTGGAATCCCTGACGCTGGTCACCCCGGCCGGCCGGTACGCCTACAGCGCCACCGACCACTCCGGCCTCAAGCCCACCGACATCTCAATGAACCAGGTCAAGGGCGGCAGACTCGTGCCGACGCCGTGGTCGGCGACCCGGCTCGCCGCGACCGCCGAGGCCGCCGGATGA
- a CDS encoding branched-chain amino acid ABC transporter permease produces the protein MSAFFQYLISGLAVGCGFALLASGLVTINRVTHVVNFAQGMFAVVAGMTAGSLLSAGLPHGLAEAAAVLVAGLVGLLVGVVTLTKPGAGTQSALIVTLGAGFVAYAAEILLWGDDPRSFPGLNGAVRVGDAFIQKQSLLVIGVTAAIFGLLIPFFTRTYLGKALTACASNAYAARAVGIDVTRMGLVAFTLGGLLGGTAGVLLTPLTPISYDTDVLLITNGFAAAVFGVLTRPGPALAGALTLGVVEAMVAGYGQASYQTVVALALMLAIMVWRAARRTPLQHEGAR, from the coding sequence GTGAGCGCGTTCTTCCAGTACCTGATCTCCGGACTCGCGGTCGGATGCGGGTTCGCGCTGCTGGCGAGCGGCCTCGTGACGATCAACCGCGTCACCCACGTCGTCAACTTCGCCCAGGGCATGTTCGCGGTCGTCGCCGGCATGACCGCCGGCTCGCTGCTGTCGGCCGGACTCCCGCACGGGCTCGCCGAGGCGGCCGCCGTTCTGGTGGCCGGCCTGGTGGGACTGCTCGTCGGAGTGGTCACCCTCACCAAACCCGGTGCCGGCACCCAGTCGGCGCTGATCGTGACCCTGGGCGCCGGATTCGTGGCGTACGCGGCCGAGATCCTCCTCTGGGGCGATGACCCGCGGTCGTTCCCCGGACTGAACGGCGCGGTCAGGGTCGGCGACGCCTTCATACAGAAGCAGTCGCTCCTGGTGATCGGCGTGACCGCGGCGATCTTCGGCCTGCTCATCCCCTTCTTCACCCGGACCTACCTGGGCAAGGCACTGACCGCCTGCGCGTCCAACGCCTATGCGGCGCGGGCCGTGGGGATCGACGTGACCCGGATGGGCCTGGTGGCCTTCACGCTCGGCGGCCTGCTCGGCGGAACGGCCGGGGTTCTGCTGACCCCGCTGACGCCCATCTCCTACGACACCGACGTCCTGCTGATCACCAACGGGTTCGCGGCCGCCGTCTTCGGCGTGCTGACCCGCCCGGGTCCGGCCCTGGCCGGCGCACTGACCCTGGGCGTCGTCGAAGCCATGGTCGCCGGGTACGGGCAGGCCTCCTACCAGACCGTCGTCGCGCTGGCGCTCATGCTGGCGATCATGGTCTGGCGAGCCGCCCGCCGCACCCCGCTTCAGCACGAGGGGGCACGATGA
- a CDS encoding ABC transporter ATP-binding protein produces the protein MNPVIEARDLTVRYGTATAVDEVSFTVGRGEMVALIGPNGAGKTSLVNAVMGLLWPVGGHVAVHGRAALVPEGRQVYPDLPVEDNLILGAWRSRRDRRSRDTDWVYRLLPDLVKVRDQRAGSLSGGQQQMVAVGRALMARPDVLVVDELSLGLAPKVTADLVAHLTGLNAEQGLAVLLIEQNARLALDVCARGYVLEAGRIRVDGTAAELRDNSEVADAYLGDGT, from the coding sequence GTGAACCCGGTGATCGAGGCGCGCGATCTGACCGTGCGATACGGAACCGCCACCGCTGTGGACGAGGTCTCGTTCACCGTGGGGCGAGGCGAGATGGTCGCGCTGATCGGACCGAACGGCGCGGGCAAGACCTCGCTGGTCAACGCGGTCATGGGCCTGCTGTGGCCGGTCGGCGGCCACGTCGCCGTCCACGGCCGGGCCGCCCTCGTCCCCGAGGGCAGGCAGGTGTACCCCGACCTGCCGGTCGAGGACAACCTGATCCTGGGGGCCTGGCGCAGCCGCCGCGACAGGCGTTCTCGCGACACCGACTGGGTCTACCGGCTCCTGCCCGACCTGGTCAAGGTCCGCGACCAGAGGGCAGGCAGCCTGTCGGGAGGCCAGCAGCAGATGGTCGCCGTCGGCCGGGCCCTCATGGCACGTCCCGACGTGCTGGTCGTCGACGAGCTGTCGCTCGGGCTGGCCCCGAAGGTCACCGCCGACCTCGTCGCACACCTGACCGGCCTGAACGCCGAACAGGGCCTGGCCGTCCTGCTCATCGAGCAGAACGCCCGCCTGGCCCTGGACGTGTGCGCCCGAGGCTACGTCCTGGAAGCGGGCCGTATCCGCGTCGACGGCACCGCCGCCGAGCTCCGCGACAACTCCGAGGTCGCCGACGCCTACCTGGGGGACGGGACGTGA
- a CDS encoding branched-chain amino acid ABC transporter permease yields the protein MTLSTLVLALLAASVAVGLSLLMGYAGQVSLGQASFYMIGGYTAALMATNSLPTWLGLLAAPAAAAVAAALLGVPLLRLRGHQLAFATLAVQLILLNLAGQQSWTGGDIGLQAIPQLTVAGYEFSGDVPYACLALVTLIVVALVSRNIIASRPGRGLRALATSEVAASSSGVPVAAYKLAVFSLSAAFAGLAGGIYAFYIGYVSPTSFPVLLSIEYVVMVVVGGTGSIWGATAGAVAITVLLQVLNDLGAREGMPATAPTVLSYGLFGTLLMAMMLFAPRGLVPTTVALWRRRTNQAAPPTPKPAQIPTET from the coding sequence ATGACCCTGTCCACACTGGTCCTGGCGCTGCTGGCCGCATCGGTGGCCGTCGGGCTCTCCCTGCTCATGGGCTACGCGGGACAGGTGTCACTCGGCCAGGCGTCCTTCTACATGATCGGCGGCTACACCGCCGCGCTGATGGCCACGAACTCCCTGCCGACCTGGCTCGGCCTGCTGGCCGCCCCCGCCGCGGCGGCCGTCGCCGCGGCGCTGCTGGGCGTCCCGCTCCTGCGGCTGCGCGGCCACCAGCTGGCGTTCGCGACACTGGCCGTCCAGCTGATCCTGCTGAACCTGGCCGGGCAGCAGTCCTGGACGGGCGGCGACATCGGCCTGCAGGCCATTCCCCAGCTCACGGTCGCGGGGTACGAGTTCTCCGGCGACGTCCCGTACGCGTGCCTGGCCCTCGTCACACTGATCGTCGTCGCGCTCGTCAGCCGCAACATCATCGCGTCCCGTCCCGGCCGCGGCCTGCGCGCCCTGGCCACCAGCGAGGTCGCCGCGTCCTCCTCCGGCGTCCCGGTGGCCGCCTACAAGCTGGCCGTTTTCAGCCTCTCGGCCGCCTTCGCCGGACTCGCGGGCGGAATCTACGCCTTCTACATCGGCTACGTCTCACCCACCTCGTTCCCGGTGCTGCTGTCCATCGAGTACGTCGTCATGGTCGTCGTCGGCGGCACCGGCAGCATCTGGGGCGCGACGGCGGGCGCCGTCGCCATCACCGTGCTGCTCCAGGTCCTCAACGATCTTGGCGCCCGCGAAGGCATGCCCGCCACGGCACCCACCGTGTTGTCCTACGGCCTCTTCGGAACACTCCTCATGGCAATGATGCTCTTCGCCCCCCGAGGACTGGTGCCGACCACCGTTGCCCTATGGCGGCGCCGCACGAACCAAGCCGCACCACCGACCCCGAAACCCGCACAGATCCCGACAGAAACGTAG
- a CDS encoding PaaX family transcriptional regulator C-terminal domain-containing protein: protein MPQSVSETVAETADAGVPKVRPQSLMFTFLGNYVLGRDVAVFSGSFIEVLGRFGIGEHAVRSMLTRMVARDLLTRHRHGRRVYSGLTERCRRILADGEERVWRRSVINDDWDGHWTVLAFSLPESWQSHRHELRSRLSWAGFGPAGNGLWISPARVDVTEVTADLGLDAHVKVFAGPSLPPTDEARMIRDAFDLRAISTGYQTWLDRWDRPEPAPDAPDDLVRYLLLTTEWLNLIRVDPRIPLRHLPPDWPAIRAQELLYTLRDRYQDGAREIAERTIELIELR from the coding sequence GTGCCGCAATCCGTGTCCGAAACGGTGGCCGAGACCGCCGACGCAGGCGTCCCCAAGGTCCGCCCGCAGTCGCTGATGTTCACGTTCCTGGGCAACTACGTGCTCGGACGTGATGTCGCGGTGTTCTCCGGAAGCTTCATCGAGGTGCTGGGCCGGTTCGGGATCGGCGAGCACGCGGTCCGCTCGATGCTGACCCGGATGGTGGCGCGCGATCTCCTCACCCGGCACCGCCACGGCCGCCGCGTGTACTCCGGGCTGACCGAGCGGTGCCGCCGGATCCTGGCCGACGGCGAGGAGCGCGTCTGGCGGCGCAGCGTGATCAACGACGACTGGGACGGCCACTGGACCGTCCTGGCGTTCTCGCTCCCGGAATCGTGGCAGAGCCACCGGCACGAGCTGAGGTCCCGGCTGAGCTGGGCCGGATTCGGCCCGGCCGGCAACGGGCTGTGGATCTCGCCCGCCCGGGTGGACGTCACGGAGGTGACCGCCGACCTCGGCCTCGACGCGCACGTCAAGGTGTTCGCCGGGCCGTCCCTGCCGCCCACCGACGAGGCGCGCATGATCCGGGACGCGTTCGACCTGCGCGCGATCTCCACCGGTTACCAGACCTGGCTGGACCGCTGGGACCGGCCCGAGCCCGCCCCCGACGCCCCGGACGATCTCGTCCGCTACCTGCTGCTGACCACCGAGTGGCTCAACCTGATCCGCGTGGATCCGCGCATCCCGCTGCGTCACCTGCCGCCCGACTGGCCCGCGATCCGCGCCCAGGAACTGCTGTACACGCTGCGTGACCGCTATCAGGACGGGGCGCGCGAGATC